One window of Thermacetogenium phaeum DSM 12270 genomic DNA carries:
- the mnmE gene encoding tRNA uridine-5-carboxymethylaminomethyl(34) synthesis GTPase MnmE — translation MMERIEEGDLIAALGTALGEAAIGIVRMSGRGAVELVDRFFQPFRKGQNLLKTPSHSMRLGYIRNEDGEVIDEVLVSVMRGPHTYTREDVVEINCHGGILPIKRVLDLLLKNGARLAEPGEFTKRAFLNGRIDLAQAEAVLDVIRARSEKGAEIALRQLSGGLSREIGGMRDELKSILAWVEAEIDFPEDVDQIPVDKLMERIDALIARVDGYIEGSRAGRIYREGLKTVLVGKPNVGKSTLLNTLLGEERALVTDIPGTTRDIIEEAINLEGIPLILMDTAGIRGKAGVVERLGIDRTRAAVEEADIVLALFDVTSELSEEDRDVLELIKDKRGVVLLNKIDLKERRLDVDLIRERLGSSYVFLEISARLGWGRKELGEAVLNVVGVSKLAPESAVLTRRRQLEVMERVRESLVGAKCGIRGGMPPECVAIDLWDAWTQLGQILGDTESEDVIDEIFREFCIGK, via the coding sequence ATGATGGAACGGATCGAAGAGGGGGATCTGATCGCCGCGTTGGGAACCGCTCTAGGTGAGGCGGCTATCGGCATAGTCAGGATGAGCGGGAGGGGGGCGGTGGAGCTGGTGGACAGATTTTTCCAGCCCTTTCGCAAGGGACAGAACCTTCTGAAAACGCCTTCGCACAGCATGAGGCTGGGGTACATCCGCAATGAGGATGGTGAGGTTATCGATGAGGTGCTGGTGTCAGTAATGAGAGGGCCGCACACCTACACGAGGGAGGACGTCGTGGAGATCAACTGCCACGGGGGGATCCTCCCGATTAAGAGGGTGCTCGATCTTCTCTTGAAGAATGGCGCGCGTTTGGCCGAACCAGGTGAGTTCACCAAGCGCGCCTTTTTAAACGGAAGGATTGATTTGGCTCAGGCCGAGGCCGTTCTCGACGTCATCAGGGCGCGCAGTGAGAAGGGCGCGGAGATAGCTTTAAGGCAGCTGTCAGGAGGTCTTTCGAGGGAAATTGGAGGAATGAGAGATGAGTTGAAATCGATCCTGGCCTGGGTCGAGGCGGAGATCGACTTCCCCGAAGATGTCGATCAAATCCCAGTGGATAAGTTGATGGAGAGGATCGATGCACTCATTGCCAGGGTTGACGGATACATCGAAGGCTCAAGGGCCGGCAGGATTTACCGGGAGGGGCTGAAGACGGTTTTGGTAGGGAAGCCTAACGTCGGCAAGTCAACCCTGCTCAACACACTTTTAGGGGAGGAGAGGGCGCTGGTGACGGACATACCCGGAACGACCAGGGATATCATTGAGGAGGCCATTAATCTCGAGGGAATCCCTTTGATCCTGATGGATACCGCTGGAATCAGAGGAAAGGCCGGGGTCGTCGAGAGGCTGGGTATTGACAGAACGCGGGCTGCTGTCGAAGAGGCTGATATTGTGCTGGCTTTGTTCGACGTCACCAGCGAGCTGAGTGAAGAGGATCGAGACGTATTAGAGCTGATCAAGGACAAGAGAGGAGTCGTCCTCTTGAATAAGATTGACTTAAAAGAAAGAAGGCTGGACGTCGATCTGATTAGAGAGCGGCTGGGAAGCAGTTATGTTTTCCTGGAGATTTCGGCCCGGTTGGGATGGGGACGAAAAGAGCTGGGGGAGGCGGTTTTAAACGTCGTTGGGGTGAGTAAATTGGCACCGGAATCGGCAGTGCTGACTAGGCGTAGACAGCTGGAGGTGATGGAGAGAGTGAGAGAGTCCCTTGTAGGTGCAAAGTGCGGTATAAGGGGGGGCATGCCGCCTGAGTGCGTCGCCATCGATCTCTGGGATGCCTGGACGCAACTGGGGCAGATTTTAGGTGACACGGAATCCGAAGATGTGATCGACGAGATCTTCAGAGAGTTTTGCATCGGAAAGTAA
- the larC gene encoding nickel pincer cofactor biosynthesis protein LarC: MKIIYLDCFSGISGDMCLAALLDLGMPLECLQEAVERLGIPVAVEEKTVHKGAIRAKGIAVRELRPQPPARSLSAVLEIVTKSSLPEEIKAKTEACLRRLAAAEAAVHGTPPEKVHFHEVGGLDTLVDLAGTFIGIAHLKVEHLYASPLPLARGSIKTAHGLIPLPAPAALELLSGVPTYGVNLEAELVTPTGAALVTALASSFGPPPPAVWERVGYGAGSSDLEWPNVLRAWLGEERMSDQRAEKGAGAFEEGRILVLETQVDDTNPEFLPYLRSRLEEAGAVDVSFTPLLMKKGRPGFQVTVLSSAERLYALARIIFQETSSLGLRWRQEGRIMLFRTTIGVETPYGRIPVKIGYTLAPDGSREVFNRAPEYEDCARAAREHGVGIKEVYRSALAALVKIEDAQEI; encoded by the coding sequence ATGAAAATCATCTATCTTGACTGTTTTTCAGGAATCAGCGGGGATATGTGCCTGGCCGCCCTCCTCGACCTGGGAATGCCCCTCGAGTGCCTGCAGGAGGCCGTAGAGCGCCTGGGGATTCCCGTTGCAGTCGAAGAGAAAACGGTGCACAAGGGAGCCATCAGGGCCAAAGGGATCGCCGTCAGGGAACTCCGCCCCCAGCCCCCGGCGCGCAGCCTCAGCGCCGTGCTGGAGATCGTGACAAAAAGCAGCCTCCCTGAAGAGATCAAGGCAAAAACGGAGGCCTGCCTCCGGCGCCTGGCAGCAGCGGAGGCAGCGGTCCACGGAACCCCCCCGGAAAAGGTGCACTTCCACGAGGTGGGAGGGCTGGACACACTGGTCGACCTCGCCGGCACCTTTATCGGGATCGCCCACCTGAAAGTAGAACACCTGTACGCATCACCCCTTCCCCTCGCCCGCGGCAGCATCAAGACCGCGCACGGGCTGATTCCCCTTCCGGCGCCGGCGGCCCTGGAGCTCCTGTCGGGGGTACCCACCTACGGCGTAAACCTGGAGGCAGAGCTGGTCACGCCGACGGGCGCCGCCCTGGTAACGGCGCTGGCATCCTCCTTCGGGCCACCGCCACCCGCCGTTTGGGAGCGGGTAGGCTACGGTGCCGGGAGCAGTGACCTGGAGTGGCCCAATGTCCTGCGCGCCTGGCTGGGGGAGGAGCGGATGTCCGATCAGCGTGCCGAGAAAGGAGCAGGGGCATTCGAGGAGGGCCGGATTCTGGTTCTGGAGACCCAGGTGGACGACACCAACCCCGAGTTTCTGCCCTACCTGCGCTCCAGGCTGGAGGAAGCCGGTGCCGTCGACGTTTCTTTCACCCCACTGCTCATGAAAAAAGGGAGACCGGGCTTCCAGGTGACCGTTCTCTCGTCTGCGGAGCGCCTCTACGCCCTGGCCCGGATCATCTTTCAGGAAACATCCTCACTGGGCCTGCGCTGGCGCCAGGAGGGGCGCATCATGCTTTTTCGCACAACCATCGGCGTGGAAACCCCCTACGGAAGGATCCCCGTCAAGATCGGATACACGCTGGCGCCGGACGGCAGCAGGGAGGTCTTCAACAGGGCACCGGAGTACGAGGACTGCGCCAGGGCGGCCAGGGAACACGGGGTGGGAATCAAAGAGGTCTACCGGTCGGCGCTAGCGGCATTGGTCAAAATCGAGGATGCGCAAGAAATATAG
- the larB gene encoding nickel pincer cofactor biosynthesis protein LarB → MDRSSLKKLLTDVRDGRTSVEEAFAKIRHLPYEDIGAAKIDHHRALRRGFPEVIFCQGKTPEQALAAFRELAGHNGRVLATRVSPETASLIKTELPEAQYRPEARILFLSRTEIKPRWGRIAVLSAGTSDLPVAEEAALTAELLENEVSRIYDVGVAGIHRLFSHLEELERARVLIVVAGMEGALPGVVAGLTDRPVIAVPTSTGYGASFGGLSALLTMLNTCSPGVGVVNIDNGFGAAVLAHLITRSGDEKP, encoded by the coding sequence ATGGACAGAAGCAGCTTAAAGAAACTGCTCACAGACGTCCGGGACGGCAGGACGAGCGTGGAGGAGGCCTTTGCAAAGATCAGGCATCTACCCTATGAGGATATCGGTGCCGCCAAGATCGACCACCACCGCGCCCTGCGCAGGGGCTTTCCGGAGGTAATTTTCTGCCAGGGAAAAACGCCGGAACAGGCGCTGGCCGCCTTCAGAGAGCTGGCCGGGCACAACGGGCGCGTCCTGGCCACCAGGGTCTCTCCGGAAACCGCATCCCTGATCAAAACTGAGCTCCCCGAAGCTCAATACCGCCCGGAGGCCAGAATCCTTTTTCTGAGCCGGACGGAAATCAAGCCGCGCTGGGGCCGAATCGCGGTGTTGTCGGCGGGAACAAGCGACCTTCCCGTTGCCGAAGAGGCCGCCTTGACGGCGGAACTGCTGGAGAACGAAGTATCCAGAATCTACGACGTCGGGGTTGCCGGCATCCACCGCCTCTTCTCCCATCTGGAGGAGCTGGAGAGGGCGCGCGTCCTGATCGTCGTAGCCGGGATGGAGGGGGCGCTGCCCGGCGTGGTCGCCGGCCTGACAGACAGGCCGGTCATCGCCGTCCCCACGAGCACCGGATACGGGGCCAGCTTCGGCGGCCTCTCCGCCCTCCTGACCATGCTCAACACCTGTTCTCCCGGTGTGGGCGTCGTCAACATCGATAACGGTTTCGGGGCAGCAGTGCTGGCCCACCTAATCACGAGAAGCGGGGATGAAAAGCCATGA
- a CDS encoding YkgJ family cysteine cluster protein: MSEKVRIWWDETYECYDVGVLSDDAAVGDVERVGELVLSGRAARRRYGSSCNGCCICCGGRIPLTPGDISRMMRAGLGAGMSVGEWLSRYCRIDDLGPCLDVTLKCIDDICCLWDRKRSICSLYEARPFVCRTYICAPFSRRLDELRSQIVNYGEDLLEEMIVKGDFDGNKFTGIPLRNICSKELWGWLRDM; encoded by the coding sequence GTGTCTGAGAAGGTGCGGATCTGGTGGGATGAAACATACGAATGTTACGATGTAGGCGTTCTCTCAGATGACGCTGCGGTCGGGGATGTAGAAAGGGTAGGGGAGTTAGTCCTTTCCGGAAGAGCCGCCAGGAGGAGGTACGGTAGCAGCTGTAACGGATGTTGCATCTGCTGCGGGGGGAGAATACCCCTAACGCCAGGAGATATATCCAGAATGATGAGGGCAGGTCTCGGTGCAGGGATGAGCGTTGGCGAGTGGCTGAGCCGTTATTGTAGGATTGATGATTTAGGGCCCTGTCTGGATGTCACGCTGAAGTGCATTGATGACATCTGCTGTTTGTGGGATCGAAAGCGGAGTATCTGCTCACTGTATGAGGCCCGTCCATTCGTCTGCCGCACGTATATATGCGCGCCCTTTTCACGACGCCTGGATGAGTTGAGGTCGCAGATCGTTAACTACGGTGAGGACCTGTTGGAAGAAATGATCGTGAAGGGAGACTTTGACGGGAATAAGTTTACGGGGATCCCTCTGAGAAACATCTGTTCGAAAGAATTGTGGGGCTGGCTGAGGGATATGTAA
- a CDS encoding DUF4446 family protein — MDGIPFLQGDGALLTALGALSLLCLLLIFFNLRLLLWNRRLQRLLRGGGESLDELLRETLVSCREAKAELNELRQWCRELEQGVAKSLRRVGFLRFNAFSDKGSELSFALALLNNDGDGIVLCCLVGRDDCRLFAKPVVGGTSPYPLSDEEKAAIRMASRSEATAAN, encoded by the coding sequence ATGGACGGAATTCCTTTTCTGCAAGGGGACGGAGCCTTGCTGACGGCGCTGGGAGCGCTGTCGCTCCTTTGCCTGCTGTTGATATTCTTCAATTTACGCCTTCTCCTCTGGAACCGGCGCCTGCAGCGCCTGCTGCGCGGCGGCGGGGAGAGTCTGGATGAGCTGCTTCGTGAGACCCTGGTGTCCTGCCGGGAGGCGAAGGCGGAGCTGAACGAACTCCGGCAGTGGTGCCGCGAGCTGGAGCAGGGTGTAGCCAAATCCCTCCGGCGCGTCGGCTTTTTGCGGTTTAATGCATTTTCCGACAAGGGCAGTGAATTGAGCTTTGCCCTTGCCTTGCTCAATAATGACGGTGACGGCATCGTTCTCTGCTGTCTGGTGGGGAGGGATGACTGTCGCCTGTTTGCCAAGCCTGTGGTCGGGGGGACGTCCCCATATCCGCTCAGCGATGAGGAAAAGGCGGCCATTCGCATGGCCAGCCGGTCAGAAGCTACCGCTGCGAATTAG
- the rsmG gene encoding 16S rRNA (guanine(527)-N(7))-methyltransferase RsmG — protein MTRGMQKLVAGARELGLEIEGWMQERFQIYAELIRSWNRRINLVRLQNEENLFSSHFLDSLWCSRGCELVAVGRLLDIGSGAGFPAVPLKICFPHLQVVMVESQAKRCRFLEEVIDALRLEGCRVIWERSENLARDPNHRETYDCVTARALAALPVVLELGVPFLKRGGHLLAMKGRSIQEELGQSAFAMSVLGVRLERIVPYVFEGEEGRHIVSFVKEERTPEDYPRRAGIPEKRPLLRRGIGGDAVEKKMKCNART, from the coding sequence GTGACGAGAGGAATGCAAAAGCTGGTTGCCGGAGCCCGGGAGCTGGGATTAGAGATCGAAGGATGGATGCAAGAAAGATTTCAGATCTACGCAGAATTAATAAGATCGTGGAACAGGAGGATCAATCTGGTGCGCCTCCAGAACGAAGAGAACCTCTTCTCCAGCCACTTCCTGGACTCCCTCTGGTGCAGCCGGGGTTGCGAACTTGTAGCCGTAGGACGCCTTCTCGATATCGGCAGCGGTGCCGGTTTTCCTGCAGTGCCTTTGAAGATCTGTTTCCCCCACCTGCAGGTAGTTATGGTGGAGTCTCAGGCCAAGAGGTGCCGCTTTTTAGAGGAAGTCATCGACGCTCTGCGGTTAGAAGGGTGCCGTGTTATCTGGGAGAGGTCGGAGAATTTGGCCCGCGATCCCAATCACAGGGAGACGTATGACTGCGTTACTGCCAGAGCGCTGGCAGCACTGCCGGTGGTGTTGGAGCTTGGCGTGCCATTTCTAAAGAGAGGAGGGCACTTGCTGGCGATGAAGGGACGTAGCATCCAGGAGGAATTGGGTCAGTCCGCCTTTGCGATGAGCGTTCTCGGCGTTCGATTAGAACGGATAGTTCCTTATGTATTTGAGGGTGAGGAAGGAAGGCATATCGTATCTTTTGTCAAAGAAGAGCGTACTCCAGAGGATTACCCGCGAAGAGCAGGAATACCTGAGAAGAGGCCGCTCTTGAGAAGAGGGATAGGAGGTGATGCTGTCGAAAAGAAGATGAAATGTAATGCACGGACATAG
- a CDS encoding ParB/RepB/Spo0J family partition protein: MKSKGLGRGLKALIPTTPEGAAEDAEIVELPLERITPSRYQARQDFDEDSIRELASSIKEHGVMQPVVVRPVGEDLYELVVGERRWRACRQAGLETIPAVIRRVDDRTSGEMMLVENIQREDLNPVEEALAYRRLIEEFHLTQEEVASRVGKSRSFIANSLRLLQLPEGVRSLLGQGKLSVGHGKVLLGIPDPAGQEMLAREIVEKGLTVRDAEKAVQRLLKEGGSRQKAGEKKKDVELAAVEDRLRERLGTKVRIRPGRRGGRIEIEYYGRDDLERLLEFFFGC; this comes from the coding sequence ATGAAGAGTAAGGGTTTGGGGCGGGGGCTGAAGGCCCTGATTCCCACGACACCCGAAGGTGCCGCAGAGGACGCGGAAATAGTGGAACTCCCCTTGGAGAGGATTACGCCGAGCCGCTACCAGGCCCGGCAGGACTTCGACGAGGATTCCATCCGGGAGCTGGCCTCGTCTATTAAGGAACACGGAGTCATGCAGCCGGTCGTCGTCAGGCCGGTCGGGGAGGACCTGTATGAACTGGTCGTCGGGGAGCGGCGCTGGCGGGCCTGCAGACAGGCGGGGCTGGAGACGATCCCGGCGGTTATCCGCCGGGTGGATGACCGGACCTCCGGTGAAATGATGCTGGTGGAGAACATCCAGCGGGAGGACCTCAATCCCGTGGAGGAAGCGCTGGCCTACAGGCGCCTGATCGAGGAGTTTCACCTCACGCAGGAGGAGGTCGCCTCCCGCGTCGGTAAGAGCAGGTCGTTTATCGCCAATTCCTTACGCCTTCTGCAGCTGCCGGAAGGCGTAAGGAGCCTCCTGGGGCAGGGGAAACTGAGCGTCGGCCACGGCAAGGTGTTGCTGGGCATCCCCGATCCTGCCGGGCAGGAGATGCTTGCCCGGGAGATCGTGGAAAAGGGGCTCACGGTAAGGGATGCGGAGAAGGCCGTCCAGCGCCTCTTGAAAGAGGGGGGTTCCCGACAGAAGGCAGGGGAGAAGAAGAAGGATGTGGAGCTGGCGGCAGTGGAGGACCGCCTGCGGGAGCGGTTGGGCACGAAGGTGCGGATCAGGCCGGGCAGGCGGGGTGGGAGGATCGAGATCGAATACTACGGTCGGGATGATCTCGAGCGACTCCTGGAGTTTTTCTTCGGCTGTTGA
- a CDS encoding M23 family metallopeptidase produces MPGKLFLRGRRFLTRPFTFVVVPPGGARTKAVRLPCWLLACAGLLFAGLAALSLSGLIGGYRARSERDELLKLRLVNERQQRELASLREEAEEARAYLEGVKELDERVRRMTGLLERREDYSSRSGSRDSARRLRLSTSAAEEDPAEVRRNLSAVQRVAAMARRDLEQLERDLQEHFKYLAALPDHWPVRGEVTSGFGERPSPFGGGRSEFHDGLDLAAEYGAPVAAAGDGVVVFTGYRPGYGHTVVIEHGYGYKTSYCHLSGYLVRAGERVTKGQRIALAGNSGRSTGPHLHFMVEKDGVLIDPLQVLKE; encoded by the coding sequence ATGCCCGGTAAACTGTTCCTGCGCGGGAGAAGGTTTCTCACCCGTCCCTTCACCTTTGTGGTGGTGCCCCCCGGCGGGGCGAGAACGAAAGCGGTTAGGCTTCCCTGCTGGCTGCTGGCCTGTGCGGGATTGCTCTTCGCAGGGCTAGCGGCGCTCTCCCTCTCCGGGCTGATCGGCGGTTATAGGGCGCGCTCGGAGCGGGACGAACTCCTCAAGCTGCGCCTGGTGAATGAGAGGCAGCAGCGGGAACTGGCCTCTCTTCGGGAAGAGGCTGAGGAGGCCAGGGCCTACCTGGAGGGGGTTAAAGAGCTGGATGAGAGGGTGCGCCGGATGACCGGGCTGCTTGAGCGCCGGGAGGATTACAGCAGCAGGTCCGGAAGCAGGGATTCAGCGCGCAGGCTGCGGCTCTCTACTTCCGCCGCAGAAGAAGACCCTGCTGAGGTGAGGAGGAACCTCTCCGCCGTTCAAAGGGTGGCCGCCATGGCGCGCCGCGATCTGGAGCAACTGGAGAGGGATCTTCAGGAGCACTTCAAGTACCTGGCCGCTCTGCCGGACCACTGGCCGGTGCGGGGGGAAGTGACCTCCGGATTTGGGGAGCGCCCTTCACCTTTCGGAGGCGGGCGCTCTGAGTTTCACGATGGCCTCGACCTGGCCGCTGAATATGGGGCGCCGGTTGCTGCGGCAGGGGACGGGGTGGTCGTCTTCACCGGCTACCGTCCGGGTTACGGCCATACCGTGGTCATCGAGCACGGCTACGGGTACAAAACTTCTTATTGTCATCTGAGCGGATACCTGGTGCGGGCTGGGGAAAGGGTTACAAAGGGGCAGAGGATCGCCTTGGCGGGAAATTCTGGCAGAAGCACCGGGCCGCATCTGCACTTTATGGTGGAAAAGGACGGGGTTCTCATCGACCCGCTGCAGGTGCTCAAAGAGTAG
- a CDS encoding ParB/RepB/Spo0J family partition protein produces MHGHRGMVLEMLFGGGRKGDREVVKIPLQSIRCGRFQPRFNIDEESLKELAESIKNVGVLQPIVVRPCDGGYELIAGERRVRASMMAGLQEVPAVIKEVSDAEAMEMALMENVQRRNLHFFEEAEGFRRLIEQFNLTQVEVAERMGLSQSAVANKLRLLRLSPEVREQVYRLGLSERHARALLELEDSRAQLKVLGMAAVRDYRVGEWEELIRREKHKNISREIKKGRKQNVVPKIRDLRIFMNSLERGVKMMRSAGLNVRLSHEEDNGVLRIVIEVDTGV; encoded by the coding sequence ATGCACGGACATAGGGGGATGGTGTTGGAAATGCTCTTCGGAGGGGGCCGCAAGGGTGATAGAGAGGTCGTAAAAATACCTCTACAAAGCATAAGGTGCGGCAGATTTCAGCCCCGTTTTAACATTGATGAGGAGTCATTAAAGGAGCTCGCAGAGTCGATCAAGAACGTCGGGGTGTTGCAGCCGATCGTCGTCAGGCCCTGTGATGGAGGCTATGAGCTGATAGCCGGAGAGAGAAGGGTGCGGGCCAGCATGATGGCGGGGCTACAGGAAGTTCCGGCTGTGATTAAAGAAGTGAGCGATGCCGAAGCCATGGAGATGGCACTGATGGAAAACGTACAGAGGAGGAATCTTCACTTTTTCGAGGAGGCAGAGGGATTTCGACGTCTGATCGAGCAGTTTAATCTCACCCAGGTTGAGGTCGCCGAAAGGATGGGATTGAGCCAGAGCGCAGTAGCCAATAAACTGAGGCTGTTGCGGCTTTCGCCTGAGGTGAGGGAGCAGGTTTATCGTTTGGGATTGTCAGAGAGGCATGCCAGGGCTCTTCTGGAACTGGAGGACAGCAGGGCTCAGCTCAAGGTGCTCGGTATGGCTGCTGTGCGGGATTACAGGGTCGGGGAGTGGGAAGAGCTGATCAGAAGGGAAAAACATAAAAATATTTCCCGGGAAATAAAAAAGGGTCGAAAGCAGAATGTCGTGCCGAAGATCCGCGACCTGAGGATCTTTATGAATTCCCTGGAGAGGGGTGTAAAGATGATGCGCAGCGCGGGGCTGAATGTGCGACTGTCGCACGAGGAGGATAACGGTGTTTTGCGAATAGTAATTGAGGTGGACACTGGTGTCTGA
- a CDS encoding glycoside hydrolase 5 family protein, translating to MRFLLGVNYWPAKRAMYWWRDFHAAEVRDDFRRLAALGFQVVRIFLLWEDFQPSPGGLSPLCLERLVAVADAAADCRMVIQPTFFCGHMSGANWAPEWLLGRPLRGRFPVVSGGRPRSREIRNYYGERWIIKEQQRQCREVARALRGHPALWSYDLGNEPSNFVVPGDRQAAREWLAAVAGELKEVADCPVTIGLHAEDLQEDRKLWPADAALYCDYLSMHGYPFYLDWVDHPLDVEVLPFLGVLTRWLGGKDVLFQEFGVSDLVLWRECPKAAEEAGVLYYRRALRLLQAAGMLGAFAWCYSDYHPDLFGITPLRENPHERFFGLFAADGRPKKAAGAVREFAERIKDDGGCCRDGAAVPSWLQGEDAGRFCDNPLSELRRLYRSFKGSRELKEWRRVLDGR from the coding sequence TTGCGTTTTCTGCTCGGTGTCAATTACTGGCCGGCGAAGAGGGCGATGTACTGGTGGCGGGATTTTCATGCCGCCGAGGTCAGGGACGACTTCCGCCGCCTGGCGGCATTGGGGTTTCAGGTGGTGCGGATCTTTCTCCTCTGGGAGGACTTCCAGCCCTCCCCCGGAGGGTTGTCGCCTCTGTGCCTGGAGCGGCTGGTTGCCGTTGCCGATGCTGCGGCCGACTGCAGGATGGTGATCCAGCCGACCTTCTTTTGCGGGCACATGAGCGGCGCCAACTGGGCGCCGGAGTGGCTGTTGGGGCGCCCACTGCGGGGCCGCTTTCCGGTGGTGAGCGGCGGCCGGCCCCGCAGCCGGGAGATCCGAAATTACTACGGTGAGCGCTGGATAATTAAAGAGCAGCAGAGGCAGTGCCGGGAGGTTGCCCGGGCGCTGCGAGGTCACCCCGCTCTGTGGAGCTACGACCTGGGGAACGAGCCCTCTAATTTTGTCGTTCCCGGGGACCGCCAGGCGGCCAGGGAGTGGCTGGCAGCAGTTGCCGGTGAGCTCAAAGAAGTCGCCGACTGTCCGGTGACGATCGGACTCCACGCCGAGGATCTGCAGGAGGACCGGAAGCTGTGGCCGGCTGATGCAGCCCTTTACTGCGATTATTTGTCGATGCACGGCTATCCCTTCTATCTGGACTGGGTGGACCACCCGCTGGATGTGGAGGTCTTGCCCTTTCTGGGGGTGCTCACCAGGTGGCTGGGGGGGAAGGATGTTCTCTTCCAGGAGTTCGGAGTCTCCGATCTGGTGCTGTGGCGGGAGTGCCCCAAAGCGGCGGAGGAGGCAGGTGTGCTCTATTACAGGAGGGCACTGCGCCTGCTGCAGGCGGCGGGAATGCTCGGAGCATTCGCCTGGTGCTACAGCGACTACCACCCCGATTTGTTTGGGATCACACCCCTTAGGGAAAACCCCCACGAAAGATTTTTCGGGTTGTTTGCTGCCGACGGCAGGCCGAAGAAGGCGGCAGGGGCGGTGCGGGAGTTTGCGGAAAGGATAAAAGATGATGGGGGATGCTGCCGTGACGGCGCGGCCGTTCCATCCTGGCTCCAGGGGGAGGATGCCGGGCGGTTTTGCGATAATCCCTTGTCGGAGCTGAGAAGGCTTTACAGGAGCTTTAAGGGGTCGCGGGAGTTAAAGGAGTGGCGCCGGGTGCTGGATGGTCGGTGA
- a CDS encoding ParA family protein: MRPTVENKGFPSDRGQAKTIAIANQKGGVAKTTTAINLSACLAATGRRVLLVDADPQGNATSGLGVDRDGLDVSVYDLLLGEAQPERVVVSLQIENLDLLPATINLAGAEVELVGMKDREFRLRSALQSLRGRYHYIFIDCPPSLGLLTINALTAADRILIPIQCEYYALEGVGQLLQTVNLVRRRLNPQLELEGVLLTMFDARTNLAIQVVDEVKNYFGDKVFRTVIPRNVRLSEAPSHGKPVIAYDPRSRGAILYQELAQEVIEHEE; the protein is encoded by the coding sequence CTGCGGCCAACCGTTGAAAATAAGGGCTTTCCAAGCGATCGCGGGCAGGCGAAAACCATCGCCATAGCCAACCAGAAGGGCGGTGTTGCTAAAACAACGACCGCCATTAATCTGAGCGCCTGCCTGGCGGCGACGGGGAGAAGGGTGCTCCTCGTCGACGCCGACCCACAGGGCAATGCCACCAGCGGTCTTGGCGTTGATCGGGATGGGTTGGATGTTTCCGTCTACGACTTGCTTCTGGGGGAGGCGCAGCCGGAGCGGGTGGTGGTCTCACTGCAGATCGAAAACCTCGATCTGCTTCCCGCTACGATCAATCTGGCCGGGGCGGAGGTCGAGCTGGTCGGCATGAAGGACAGGGAGTTCAGGCTGCGCTCCGCTCTGCAAAGCCTGCGCGGCCGGTACCACTACATTTTCATCGATTGCCCTCCTTCTCTCGGCCTGCTGACCATCAATGCCTTGACGGCTGCGGACAGGATCCTGATCCCCATTCAGTGCGAGTATTATGCCCTGGAGGGGGTGGGGCAGCTGCTGCAGACGGTGAATCTGGTTCGGCGGCGTCTCAACCCGCAGCTGGAGCTGGAGGGGGTGCTTCTGACTATGTTCGACGCCCGCACCAACCTGGCCATCCAGGTGGTGGACGAGGTAAAGAATTACTTCGGGGACAAGGTGTTCCGGACGGTCATTCCCAGGAATGTGCGGCTCAGCGAAGCGCCCAGCCACGGAAAGCCGGTGATCGCTTACGACCCCAGATCGCGCGGGGCAATCCTCTATCAAGAGCTGGCACAGGAAGTGATCGAGCATGAAGAGTAA
- a CDS encoding bactofilin family protein — protein MAWLRKDGLKLNESAETILGRGASFEGTLETEGSVRIDGRFRGAVRSAGDVVIGEGAAVEAELKGRNVLIAGLVRGNVDAEAKLEITPKGKLYGNFQASRLLVEEGALIRGECLMNGGSPLPEDASAGEEGVPSASEGAPIE, from the coding sequence TTGGCCTGGCTCAGGAAGGACGGTTTGAAGCTCAACGAATCCGCGGAAACCATTCTCGGCCGGGGGGCATCCTTCGAGGGAACCCTGGAGACGGAGGGTTCCGTCCGCATCGACGGCCGCTTTCGGGGTGCGGTCAGGTCGGCGGGGGATGTTGTGATCGGTGAAGGCGCCGCAGTGGAGGCCGAGCTGAAGGGGCGAAATGTCCTCATCGCCGGCTTGGTGCGTGGAAATGTCGACGCTGAGGCCAAGCTGGAGATAACCCCGAAGGGAAAGCTCTACGGCAATTTTCAGGCGTCTAGGCTGCTGGTGGAGGAGGGAGCGCTGATTCGCGGGGAGTGCCTGATGAATGGGGGGTCCCCTCTGCCGGAGGATGCCTCTGCCGGGGAAGAAGGTGTCCCCTCGGCGTCAGAAGGGGCTCCTATAGAATAG